aaataattatatatttttcaataatatttttaattatttatcaaaaaaaaaaatatatatatatatatatatataattaatatttttgatttgttttttttaaatatatcttTAACAAGATAAAGATGAAAATTAATCCCAGCTCACAttaaatttattcaaaataaaaattaacagtataaaatataataaatatttttggaataCAACTTGTTACCATTAGTCAAAATTTTGTTTCCAATTTTTAGTCACAACTGTTTATTAATCACACCTTTTGCTTTCAATGAGCATGACTAGGTACTTTCTTTATCTAAGAAAAAGAAATACTATATCTTTcaggaaaaacaacaaaacaCAAGTTTTCAATTTTATTGACTGCAACTAAAAATCTAACCGTAGTTAATGAAACAAGTATTCAACCTAATATTTTAGATTCATACCACAAAAGGAGGGAAGAGTACATTCAAGTCTAGCATCTTGATAATGGTAACCTCTTTTACACACAGAGTGACCATGTATATAGAATTTGACCATAAAAATTATTCACACATCAAAGTTTTATTCTATTGACCATCTTTTAGATAAGACTAATATGTGAAATTGTTCAAAACTTCATATACATAGACACTACCATCATTCAAAATAGAGACTTACAATCCTCTTCATTTTAATGACTCAGACAATATTCTGATTGGTGACAATTTGACATAACAAAGAGAAAACAATATACAGGACGGTAAACTTCAACTTCTAAGAGCCGGCTTAAGCTGTTAGAGTTTCAAATAAGTTTTAAGTATTTATGCGCTACCTCTCATTCATGATAAATCCAtgaatttgaaaattaataaTGTCTAAAAAAggactaaaaaaatattagtatggGATCATTAGAAAGAGATGGAAGTTGAATACTGTTTAAATAAGAAAAAGACTAAGAAATTATGTTTCTTTTCATACAACTTAAgacttcaaacatcataattaGTCAAGAAGACTTTTCCTTTCTTTACAAATTTTCAATTTTCTCATCAATACATAAATGGCACTACATGTTATGAGAAAGAGAATGTTCAATCACGGAATTAAGGGGGTATATTTCTCAAGTTTGAAAGAAAAATGAGGTTCTAAGACACATTTGTGGAATGACTTGACATCTCAACTCACTTATTGGGACGGAAAGtgtggaaaaaaaatctattccaTCCATCTCTTTCCATGCAATTtcatctcaacattatttcattTTCTCCAAAAAAGATTTCTTAATTTCAGATCCTTAATTAGactaattattaaactaataaatATGTTATTTAAACAAGAAAAAAATGTCTTTAGTTTCAAAGCTACACAAAAGCCAGAATCCAAAAGGGACAAAATTAACCTATTATTTGAATTAGCCAACTGGGATTACGGTCAAACTCAATAAACAAAACAAACGGTTTTGTCAAAAAATAAACTGTCACTGTTTATAAATAAGGACCAAGTAGCCACCAACCAAGATCAAATGGCTCAAATTTCAACTCTGATTAAACAATTGATGTGCGAGCTGACAGATATTGATCAGACGCTTCACAATACGTGACTGTGGAAATCCATATTACTAAGAAAACTATAATGTATACAAGTTATGGAAAACAAGAAATGTAATTAgcattttagtaaaaaaattgaCATACTTGAAGGTGGAAGAGATTCCTGAGACTGTCGAGGTGGACTAGCATCAGGTACAAAATTAGGACAAGATTGATCTCTGCAGTAGCATGTAGGTTGTTTTGAAGTCCAATTATAACCGCAAAGTCGGCCTGTTGTTAGACACTTCTGACAATTTTCAAGACCGGCTATCCATCTGACCACAAATCCATCTCTGATCGCCCTTTGTATTTTAATGAAATTCCCAACATCATTCAATGAAATAGGAACTGGAACAACCATACTTTCTTTGCATGGAAAAGCTTGAATTCCAATATTAGAACCAAACCAAGTATAAACATGTTCATCGGGAAAACCATTAGATGAACATGAAAAATATCCAaatggagaagggaaagtaatTGAAAGTGGACAACCATATAAGAAAGTAAGATTTCTGTAGTTAGAACCATAAACAAAGATCTTAGTGTCTAATGTTGTGTTGACATGTTTTGCTGGACATAATCCTTGGAAATAGTCTTCTCTAGTGATTCTCAAAGTATGTTCGAAAGAGTTGGCTTCTAAAATTCGATACTTGACATCATTGATTGTTATGTAACTGATGTTTTTTGTGCAAGTGAGTTGCAACAAAGGGTAGCCACACTCTTTTGGTCGATCCTCTCCCCAGAAAGGAAAACCAATTGGTGTTATATTTCCACAAGTAAACAGATTCTCACAACCTTCACCAGAGCTCAAATATAAAGGTATCTGAATCAGTTTCAAGAGGACTATGAATTGAAGGATATGGAGGATATTAAACAGGGAGGCCATTCTGAGAGAGCAAAGAACTAAAATCTCTGCAACTACAAATTTGAATGTGCATAGAGTATAAGAGTCAAATAAAGGATGTAGTACAAAGAGtcaaaaaaatgcatttaagaAATTTCCTAGTTACCGACTTGAAAAAAATCTGGTCATGTTGTTGACTTATGCAGAGTATTAATTAGAATAAGATCAGCTAGTTTCCCTAGATTATTGGATTTTTTAGTGTGGGAAAGATGTCCTTATACTATGAGGAAAGCTACCCTTTAATTCCTAGTTATTTATTACACCTAATTGACCAAATCAAATCTTTAATATCAAGAGTGTAGAGTGCAAAGGATCAATAGGGAGAAATTTCTCCACCCCCTAAATGACTTCAGATGTAAACatctaaaaaaaaacataaattttatattGTCTGAAAGTATGCTTTCCAAAAATACGCTTCTAAAATCATGGGCGAGTTTTTAGAAATGTGGAGAGTGGATAGTTTGAAAAGTAGCCTCTATCAATATCAATCTCTCTAATATGCACAGTTCTTCTAACTCGGAGTTTAACTTTGCTCCGGACCAACTTATAACTTGTGGGTATGAATATCCATCAATTAGACGACCGTTGATTCTTTATACCCAAATAAGAATCGTAGTTCCTTAAGAGAGATTAAAGAGGAATAAGCattaattgttagaacaagatttgttcttatcaattatcttagttttgatgataacaataatatgaattttgcttaagataatatggtactctaatccaatgcaatttccctttcaggaaatatatataaagagtacgcataattcagcgctcagaagatgtgtctcaaatggttcagcatgcaacatcagaacatggtctggcaagacatcagaagatggtcgaagcagaatcagaacatgggtctatggaagcatcagaagaacatgagatcagaagcactgaaaatcagaagatggtatcacgctcagaagcacttcaaggtcagaagatcagaagatgctgtgcaccaagctgtttgactctgatgatattcaaacgtcgtattcacaaacatcagatcagaaggaagtacacgtggcagactacgctgactgacaaaaggaacgttaaagctactaaaggctacgtcagtagacacagcgtgaacaaggctcgaggtagttgacaaaagcgtataacattaaatgcaaagctgtacggaacacgcaaagcattaaatgcattcaacggtcatcttcccaacgcctataaatatgaagttctgatgagaagcaaggttaacgattctgcacaaaatcaacttatatcaaacttgctgaaacgctgttcaaatcaaaactcagaatcttcatcttcatcaaagctcactacattgctgttgtaatatcttagtgagattatgcttaaactgtaagagaaatatcacagttgtgattatcgcttttaagaagcatttgtaaactcttgaattgattacattaagttgtaaggaactagagtgatcggttgatcagtatactctaggaagtcttggcagttggctgagtagtttgtaactagagtgatcaggttgatcagaatactctagaggaagtcttagcagttggctgagcagaaagtcttaggagtgaactaagcctagagtgatcgtgttgatcagtagactctagaaaaagtcttaggagtgaactaagcagttgttcctggagtgatcaggttgtgatcagaagactctggaagacttagttgcggctaagtggaaaaccattgtaatccgtgcgattagtggattaaatcctcagttgaggtaaatcatctctgcgggggtggactggagtagcttcgttaacagcgaaccaggataaaaatatttgtgcatttatttttatcgtccaaaatttaaagtcacacttattcaatccccccctttctaagtgtttttctatccttcaattggcatcagagcgccggttctaaggtgcaagcacttaaccgtgtttagaaaagattcaggaagagaaaaacgcttcatttaaaagatggttgatgaaagtgaaaggactatacctacacctgcatctacatctggctctgctgagcaatacaacggtaacaatggttatactagaccgccggtatttgatggtgaaaactttgaatactggaaagataaactggaaagttactttctgggtctagatggtgatctatgggatcttctgatggatggttacaaacatcctgtaaatgccagaggcgtaaagctgtcaaggcaagaaatgaatgatgatcaaaagaagcttttcaggaatcatcataaatgtagaactattttgctgaatgctatctctcatgctgagtatgagaagatatctaacagggaaacggcctatgacatatatgagtccttgaaaatgactcatgaaggaaatgctcaagtcaaggagacaaaagctcttgccttaatccagaagtatgaagccttcaagatggaggatgatgaagacattgaaaagatgttttcgagatttcaaactcttactgctggattgagagttcttaacaaaggatacaccaaggctgatcatgtgaagaagatcatcagaagcttacccagaagatggggtcctatggtgactgcattcaagattgcaaagaatctgaatgaagtttctctggaagagcttatcagcgccttgagaagtcatgaaatagagctggacgcaaatgagcctcaaaagaaaggtaagtctattgcattaaaatcaaatatcaagaaatgcactaacgcttttcaggccagagaagaagatcctgaagaatcagaatctgaagaagaagatgaactgtccatgatttccagaaggctaaatcaactctggaagaccaagcaaaggaagttcagaggcttcagaagttcaaggaaatttgaacgtggagaatcttctgatgaaagaagatttgacaagaagaaggtcatgtgctatgaatgcaatgagcctggacactacaagaatgaatgtccaaatcttcaaaaggaaagtcccaaaaaaaagtttcataagaagaaaggtcttatggcaacctgggatgagtcagaagatgattcagaagatgagcaggccaactgtgcgctgatggcgacagaagatgacggatcagaatctacatcagaatcagattctgaagaggtattttctgaacttactagagatgagttagtttccggtctaactgaacttctggaactcaagtctcagattagtctcaaatacaaaaagctgaaaaagcaatttgaatttgaaacaaagaagcttgagttggagaattctgaattaaaagaaaaacttttaaaattatccaataatgttggatctccttctgattcagaaaaatccactcctagtctgaaccatattctgaaagaatatgatttaagtttcagaaagttcctatctagaagtattggcagaagtcagctagcttctatgatatatgctgtgtctggaaacaaaagagttggcattggttatgagggtgaaaccccatacaaacttgaacctgttgatgaaatgaaaattacatacaagccattgtatgatcagttcaagtatggccactctcatgatattaggcacacctcacatgcacaaagttttcacataacacacactaagaagcatgtgacacaacctaggaaatatcatgaaactcacattaagaattatcatgctgttcctcttattgattataatgtcaaacccaagttcaatcagaacttgagaaaatctaacaagaaaggacccaagaagatgtgggtaccaaagaaaaagattatttcttttgcagattctcttgataacaaagaagacaacattcaacatgacttgacacctggattcaagttggtctcaacacttgaagggaagaaagattgtctttcaagttctggttcttaaatctgttgaagaaactttgtttgtaggaattcagaaaagaaagtttattagtcttggaaccatctgttttgtttgtctctaaagcattggtgTTTCATTCTTGTTTTTTTCTgattgctctaaatgctacagaatatacaacattgaaacattaattgtggacaaatcagtaaacatctgttttgatgataaacttgtttctgatgaaacaaagagcttaagaatttctgcagatacagttttatcttatcagaagctgcagaacaaagaagtgaacctccagaagctgtgtatatcagaagtaatggatcagaatatcattcagtcttatatcagcacacttcagaaggagtatttccagaagagaaacttgatcaactcagaagcagtgatcagaatctgaaggcgtaaagtctattcttaatacagctgtcatctattatctgatgatgaacacgtatctgtacggttagtacaaagcgtgcagttgaaaaaacgccgacctaggtaactgttttaaatcatttcatttaccacgttctctctcctcacgtcactcatcttttaataaaattgatttctcttgattctgaaactgttcagtttaattcttttatttttttttaaaatccgttcctatatattcatttcaaatcatctcatattttttttcgctcctttgtctcaCTTTCTTCCTGCATACATTCTGTCTGAAAGCCTCTTAGTATTTctgaaaccctaaccgaaaacccaattTTTGTTCTTCTCTCTTGATCGTTCtggttcaatggctgcttcttcatctcattttgctggttcatctactcttcttcatatgcacgatgaaacacaccaggaactcacccctgttgttgcatgctccatccccaaagacaaattggaagttttgtgtgaactcatggtcgactttgataaccttgaagaaaatcaatttcatcttaaggaagacatcatctttcaaggatggacctcgttgtttgctgagttcgttggacctgtttatccggatcttgtcaaagagttctgggtacatgctgtggttgcaccaAAAGCTATTCTCTCCTTCATCCATGGAAAGTCTGtcgttgttactgaaaacatcctaagagtgatgtttgatctgaaaaatcctgaaggggcttttgaatctgatcaaagagaagatgtggaagatattctatccactctctattcaaatgtcaagaaaactacacatgttaagaatttgaaagatatctacagaatctgggcaaagatccttctcgggtgtttctaccataggaaatcaactcatgcctcggacttcatcagtaatgatcaaaggtatattctttattgcattgccactcagaagaaggttgatgcgatttacattatcttcaaccatatgtggaaagcagtaaaggattccagaaatgccttcagaaaggaaaatgctggaacaaccattccttttggtaggattattacaaaccttctgatacattccaagattgttgaaagtctggagtctgaaggtatcatcaaagatcttgctgtcaccactggatcttgtctgaatgccttctctttaaagaagatgaaaatcattgacacttttctcaaagttcctgaacctctagctggaacaagaaccataagagaaccagttctggctgactttgaaaccttcttcaatagtgaggtacctgaagtcaaaactgtttatctgaaatctcttgaagagaataagagctttaaagatcaagacaaaggtgcccctttcaaagtaaatcgcaagagggaagaaagaactaaaagaaagcatgattatccttctgttgtctctaagaaacaagaggtttctaaaaaggtgattgctaatgttgttaaggccgtatctgatgactttgagaaagagaaaaag
The Vicia villosa cultivar HV-30 ecotype Madison, WI linkage group LG6, Vvil1.0, whole genome shotgun sequence genome window above contains:
- the LOC131614544 gene encoding LEAF RUST 10 DISEASE-RESISTANCE LOCUS RECEPTOR-LIKE PROTEIN KINASE-like 2.4, producing MASLFNILHILQFIVLLKLIQIPLYLSSGEGCENLFTCGNITPIGFPFWGEDRPKECGYPLLQLTCTKNISYITINDVKYRILEANSFEHTLRITREDYFQGLCPAKHVNTTLDTKIFVYGSNYRNLTFLYGCPLSITFPSPFGYFSCSSNGFPDEHVYTWFGSNIGIQAFPCKESMVVPVPISLNDVGNFIKIQRAIRDGFVVRWIAGLENCQKCLTTGRLCGYNWTSKQPTCYCRDQSCPNFVPDASPPRQSQESLPPSITYCEASDQYLSARTSIV